The Balaenoptera acutorostrata chromosome 10, mBalAcu1.1, whole genome shotgun sequence genome has a window encoding:
- the FRS3 gene encoding fibroblast growth factor receptor substrate 3 gives MGSCCSCLNRDSVPDNHPSKFKVTNVDDEGVELGSGVMELTQSELVLHLHRREAVRWPYLCLRRYGYDSNLFSFESGRRCQTGQGIFAFKCSRAEEIFNLLQDLMQCNSINVMEEPVIITRNSHPAELDLPRAPQPPNALGYTVSSFSNGFPGCPGEGLRFSVPRRPSTSSLRHPSLGEESTHALIAPDEQSHTYVNTPASEDEHRRSRHCLQPLPEGRAPLAPQAWGPEQRDPQVFLQPGQVKFVLGPTPARRHMTKCQGLCPSLHHPLHHDNNNEGPSECPARPKCTYENVSGGLRLGAGWRLSPEEPGWNGLAQRRAALLHYENLPSLPPVWESQAQQLGEEAGDDGDSRDGLTPSSNGFPEGEEDETPLQKPTSTRAALRSHGSFPVPLTRHRGSPRVFNFDFRRPGPEPPRQLNYIQVELKGWGGDRPKGPQNPSAPRAPVPTTHPARSSDSYAVIDLKKTVAMSNLQRALPRDDGTARKTRHNSTDLPL, from the exons GTGACGAATGTGGATGATGAGGGGGTGGAGCTGGGCTCCGGAGTGATGGAGCTGACGCAGAGCGAGCTGGTGCTGCACCTGCATCGGCGCGAGGCTGTCCGCTGGCCTTACCTCTGCCTGCGGCGCTATGGCTATGACTCCAACCTCTTCTCTTTTGAGAGTGGCCGCCGGTGTCAGACTGGCCAGG GGATATTTGCATTTAAGTGTTCCCGGGCCGAGGAAATCTTCAATCTCCTCCAGGATCTGATGCAGTGCAACAGCATCAATGTGATGGAAGAACCGGTCATCATCACCCGCAACAGCCACCCGGCTGAGCTCGACCTCCCTCGGGCCCCCCAGCCTCCCAATG CTCTAGGCTACACCGTCTCCAGCTTCTCCAATGGCTTCCCTGGCTGCCCGGGAGAGGGTCTGCGGTTCTCAGTGCCCCGGCGCCCCTCGACAAGCAGCCTGCGACACCCCTCGCTCGGGGAGGAGTCCACCCATGCCCTCATTGCCCCCGATGAGCAG TCCCACACCTACGTCAACACGCCAGCCAGTGAGGATGAGCACCGCAGGAGCCGGCACTGCCTGCAGCCCCTGCCTGAGGGCCGGGCGCCCCTTGCCCCGCAGGCCTGGGGCCCCGAACAGCGGGACCCGCAGGTGTTCCTGCAGCCGGGCCAAGTGAAGTTCGTGTTGGGCCCCACCCCGGCTCGGCGGCACATGACCAAGTGCCAAGGCCTCTGCCCCAGCCTGCATCACCCGCTCCACCACGACAATAACAACGAGGGCCCTTCCGAGTGCCCAGCCCGGCCCAAGTGCACCTACGAGAACGTCAGTGGGGGGCTGCGGCTGGGGGCAGGCTGGAGACTGAGCCCAGAGGAGCCCGGCTGGAATGGCCTCGCCCAGCGCCGGGCCGCGCTGCTGCACTACGAGaacctgccctccctgccccccgtgTGGGAGAGCCAGGCCCAGCAGCTGGGGGAGGAGGCCGGGGATGACGGGGACTCGAGGGATGGGCTCACACCCTCCTCCAACGGCTTCCCTGAAGGCGAGGAGGATGAGACCCCACTGCAGAAACCCACCAGCACCCGGGCTGCTCTCCGCAGCCACGGCAGCTTTCCTGTGCCGCTGACCCGCCACCGAGGCTCCCCGAGGGTCTTCAACTTTGATTTCCGCCGGCCGGGCCCCGAGCCCCCCAGGCAGCTCAACTACATCCAGGTGGAGCTGAAGGGCTGGGGTGGAGACCGCCCCAAGGGGCCCCAGAACCCCTCAGCCCCCCGAGCCCCTGTGCCCACCACGCACCCTGCCCGCAGCTCAGACTCCTATGCTGTGATTGACCTCAAAAAGACCGTGGCCATGTCCAACCTGCAGAGGGCTCTGCCCCGAGACGATGGCACCGCCAGGAAAACCCGGCACAACAGCACCGACCTGCCGCTGTAG